ACTATCAGGCTCGGTACGAGCAGGGAGTCGGGAGTCGGGAGTCGGAAGTCGGGAGTAGTTAATTTCCAAATCGTCTGTCATCCTGAACTAGATTGCATACTTTACAGAGATTATCGATCGCTGATGGGAGAAATTCAGGCACTACGTGGGACGCGAGACATTCTGCCCGATGAGGTTGTCTTTTGGCAACGGGTAGAAGCAACGGCGCGGCATATTTTAAGTAAAGCCGCCTACCGAGAAATTCGTACGCCGATTTTCGAGCAGACGACGTTGTTTGAACGGGGAATTGGTGAAGCTACAGATGTAGTGGGTAAAGAAATGTATACTTTTGTGGATCGGGGCGATCGCTCGATTACCCTGCGTCCAGAAGGTACGGCTGGAGTTGTCCGCGCTTTAATCGAACATGGGCTATACGCTCAAGGCGGCGTGCAGCGTCTGTGGTATACAGGTCCGATGTTTCGCTACGAGCGCCCTCAAGCTGGTAGACAGCGGCAATTTCACCAATTAGGTGTAGAGGTTATCGGTAGTGCCGATCCGAGGGCAGATGCAGAAGTTATTGCGATCGCTACAGAGATTTTACAAAATCTAGGGCTGAAAAACCTGCATCTCGACCTTAATTCAGTTGGGAACAAAACAGATCGGCACAATTATCGTCAAGCACTAGTAGACTATTTCACGCCCTACAAAGGCGAATTAGATCCAGATTCCCAAGATCGCTTGACCCGCAACCCCTTACGAATTCTAGATAGTAAGGACGAGCGCACTAAAGAGATCGCTCAAAACGCTCCTAGCATTTTAGATTATCTTGGCTCTGAGTCGCAGCAACACTTCGAGCAGGTACAGCAATTACTGAGCGATTTAGGCATTAAATACCAACTCAATCCCAAGTTAGTCAGAGGATTAGACTACTACACCCACACAGCTTTTGAAGTTATCTCCGATGACTTGGGAGCGCAAGCAACAGTGTGTGGTGGTGGGCGTTACGATGGGTTAGTCACAGAATTAGGTGGACCCGATACGCCTGCGGTAGGATGGGCAATTGGTCTAGAACGATTGATTATTTTATTACAACAATTGCAAACGCCCCCAGTTTCGGAATTAGATTTCTACGTAGTTTCACGGGGCGATCGCGCTGAGGCGCAAGCACTGATACTAGCACAGAAATTACGCCAAGCAGGGTTTAGCGTCGAATTAGACCTCAGCGGTAGTGCCTTTAAAAAGCAATTTGCCCGTGCTGATAAAAGCGGCACGGTGGCTTGTCTAATTTTGGGCGATGAGGAAGCAGCCAACCAAACTGTCAAACTCAAGTGGATGGCAACTAAAGAGCAAACTGCGATCGCCCAAACTGAGCTTATGACAATGATAGATAGACTACGCGCAGACATTCAATCTTTTAGAGCCGAACGCTAACCGTTGACGGAATAACCGATCTAGCTGGCTAACGAGCGCCAAACTCCAACTACAGCACAGAGGTTGGGCAAGTTTCTGCTGTATAACTTTACACTCTTTTCACTGAACTTTCAAATAACCTTCACATAATCTTAGGTTAAATTTAGGTTAAAATTTTTAAAATATTTCATTATGAGGTTTCATAAATTAGTTATGAAACCTCATTGCGTAATTACAAGCATTTTTCTATTTAAAACATAGAAAATCATTTGGAGAATTTGACGTGATAAAACGCAGTCCAGTGCGGGAAGATTTGCCGCAAACTCTCTTATTCGAGCTAACGCCACAGCATACCTTAAAATTTTTGTTAGTGGCAATTACTATACTTGCTATTGCTAGCTTGAGCGTGCAATTTGGACTTTATTATTTACCAGAATATCCCGCCAAGAAGATTTTATCAGGTTTGTTTTTTGTAGACCATGAATCTAATATTCCGACACTGTATTCTGTCTTAACCTTACTTTCTTGCTCTCTTATTTTAGGATTTATTACTAATGCCAAGAGAGCCAATCGAGGAGCATATATTAATTATTGGATGACCTTATCAATCATATTTTTATTTTTAGCTATTGATGAGTTCGCTAGTCTACACGAAAAATTAATTGAGCCATTGCAGATAAGATTAAACGCAAGTGGGTTTCTTCACTCTACCTGGGTTATTCCTGGTGCAGCTTTTGTTGTGATTTGTTTGCTTATTTTTACACGATTCCTCAGCCATCTTCCTACCCAGACTCGTCGCTTATTTCTCTTAGCTGGCAGCTTGTACGTTAGCGGTACGCTGGGAATAGAGATGATAGGAGGCTACTATTCTAGTCTAATGAATGATAGAAATGATATTATTTATACTGTTATTGTTACAGTTGAAGAAAGTTTGGAAATGTTAGGTGTAGCAGTGTTTATTTACTCGTTACTTCACTACATAAGTTACTATATGAAAGGTACAGGCTTACGTATAAATATTGTGACATCTGAAAAAAAGCGCCGTAGTATTTAGCTGTTTGCTATACCAAGGCATCGAACAATTTAATTTAAAACAATTATCTAGCTCAACTTTGCCAATCACAAAGTTGGGCTTTTTTCATGCTGTATTATTGTGTTTAATCAATCTTTATTAGTTTATTTGTACTATTTGCATGTCTTTCTGGCGATCGCATTCAAGTCTAAAAACTAGTAACGAGTCTTTTGTTGTCTGCGTCTAAGTATATTTTCTTAAAGAAGTATAAATTTGTTGTTTTTTACCTTTACTTTTACTTAATCATCTGTTAACTATAAACTAATGAAAAAATTGATTTTTAATAAATTGATGACATAAGGCAGAGCTAGCAGTCTTTTGCCTAATAAATTGACTTGGATGTGAGAAAAATTAATGACCAAAAATGTAGAGCTAAAACCGTCGCTTACAAAACCTTTGGGACAGTATCTAGTTGAAGCTGGAATTATCACTTCAGAGCAATTAGAAACTGCACTGGCAGAGCAACAACAGACAGAAAAACGTATAGGAGAAATTTTATCAGTTCGAGGTTGGGTAAAACAGGAAACTATTGAATACGTGATGAAAAATATTGTTTTACCAGAGCGCGAGATAGACGAGCAGAAATTACCAAACGAAACCTTATTTCGCTCGAACAGTCGATTTGCTACCAGTCAGAATATTTATCTTTCTCCTCAAAAGATTGTTCGATTTTTGCTCATTTTAGTATTTAGCATAATTTTTGTCTGTGTTTTAGTTCAAGCTAGTACTTACCTTTTACCCAGCTATCCGTTACAGGATACTTTAGTTTCTCTATTTAATATAGATGGCGAACAAAACGTACCTGCATTCTTCTCGTGGTCGCTCTTGCTATTTTGTGCTTTACTGTTAGGGGCGATCGCGTACAGCAAAAAAGCCAATCGAGAACCCTACGCTTCTCACTGGACGGCACTAGCAATTATTTTTTTCTATTTGTATATAGATGAGGCAATTGGAATTCACGAAAGAATTGGTCTGATCGTCAGGGATAAATTCAATCCGAGCGGTTTTTTCTATTTTGCCTGGACGATACCTGGTAGCATTCTTACAATTATCTGCTTTCTGGCATTTCTGCGCTTCATTAATTCTCTTCCTTCTAAGATAAAGTATTTATTTCTATTAGCTGGAAGCATGTACGTTGGAGGAGCATTGTTGGTAGAAATGTGTAACGGATACTATAGATCCTTGTATGGCGATAGCCCGATTTATTACGCTCTGACCGCTGTAGAAGAAGGCATGGAAATGCTAGGAATTGTTACTTTTATCTATGGACTAATGACATATATTAGTTCATCTATGAAAGGCATACATCTTTCAGTTAGGATTCCGGCTAAGAAAGTCAAAAATTAAAAGTCAAAAGTCAAAACAAGAGTTTTTGAGTTGAGTTCGTGTTTTGGTATGGAGCAAATTCGCTTTAGGTAGAAAACAAATTCCTTGTGCCTTTTTCAATTCCTCAGATTAAATCAAAACTAGATTATCGCGGTGAATTATGTTTGCTGCACCAGCATAGCCTAAAATTGTGGCAATTTCTCTCGAGTGTCGCCCGCGAATGTTTTGCAGTTCGCTACTGCTATAGTTGACAATACCTCTAGCAACTTCTTTGCCAAAGCGATCGCAAATTTGAACGGCATCTTGACTGTCAAATTCGCCTTCAATGGTAGTAATGCCAGCCGCTAGTAAAGATTTTCCCTGCTGGCAAATTGCCTTAACCGCACCGTCATCTAAGTAAAGCTTACCCGTAGGAATTAAACCATAAGCAATCCAGCGTTTACGAGCGTTAGTCGGTTGAAGTTGAGGCGCGAACTGAGTTCCTAAAGGCTCTCCCTGGATAATTTTTTCAATATTATGTGGAAATCGCCCTTCAGTAATGACAGTACGGACACCAGCCGCTGTAGCAATTCGTGCCGCTGCAATCTTCGTCACCATGCCACCCGTTCCCCATTGGGAACCAGGAGAACCTACTTGTACTTGTAATTGGGCTAGTTGTTCCATGTGCGTTACCAACGCAATTGGCTGAGCATCGGGAAACGATCGCGGATCGGCAGAATAGAGACGGTCTACATCTGTCAGTAAAAATAGCCAATCTGCCTCAACCAAACTGGCAACTAGGGCAGAGAGAGTATCGTTATCGCCAAATTTTAGTTCTTGAACTGCTACCGTGTCATTCTCATTCACAATTGGAATCACGCCAATTTCCAACAAGGCTTGAAATGTGTTGTATGCATTGACATAGCGACTGCGTTCTCCAACATCGCTACGGGTCAGCAGCACTTGAGCGATTGGCTGTTGCAGAGTTGTAAAAAAATCGTCGTATACGCGCATCAACCGTCCCTGTCCGACAGCCGCTACTGCCTGTTTCATTGCCATCGTGCGGGGGCGCTCTGTCAGCCCCAATCGAGCGCAACCGATCCCTACAGCTCCAGAAGACACTAAAATCACCCGATGCCCCTGACGACGGAGATGAGAGAGAGTTTCTGCTAAAGTCGCGATCGTGGAGAGAGCTAGTAAACCTGTCTGCGATTGCGTCAGACTAGAAGTGCCAATTTTGACAACAATGGTTTGAGTTCGCAACATCTTTAAAGGGCTTAGGGGAGAAGAGAGCTGAGGGAGCAAGACAAGTCGCAAGTCAAAATTAACTGGTCACTGGTCACTGGTCACTGGTCACTGCTCGTGCGCTCCCTGCTCCCTGCTCCCTAACAACTAAACAATCATAAAGCACCAGTCTTCTTAGAGAAGAAGGCTGGCGCTTCATGGGGTTATGACTGATGATTTATGGCTGGGGTCTTTATAAGCGCAACCCCTTATTAACTTTTAGTATAATCTCAGACATTTTGCTCAGCTCCACTCTCTTTAATAATTTCTTAATGTTTGTTTTTCCAAAGATTTACTGATTTTTGTTAATT
This window of the Chroococcidiopsis thermalis PCC 7203 genome carries:
- the hisS gene encoding histidine--tRNA ligase, with the protein product MGEIQALRGTRDILPDEVVFWQRVEATARHILSKAAYREIRTPIFEQTTLFERGIGEATDVVGKEMYTFVDRGDRSITLRPEGTAGVVRALIEHGLYAQGGVQRLWYTGPMFRYERPQAGRQRQFHQLGVEVIGSADPRADAEVIAIATEILQNLGLKNLHLDLNSVGNKTDRHNYRQALVDYFTPYKGELDPDSQDRLTRNPLRILDSKDERTKEIAQNAPSILDYLGSESQQHFEQVQQLLSDLGIKYQLNPKLVRGLDYYTHTAFEVISDDLGAQATVCGGGRYDGLVTELGGPDTPAVGWAIGLERLIILLQQLQTPPVSELDFYVVSRGDRAEAQALILAQKLRQAGFSVELDLSGSAFKKQFARADKSGTVACLILGDEEAANQTVKLKWMATKEQTAIAQTELMTMIDRLRADIQSFRAER
- the proB gene encoding glutamate 5-kinase codes for the protein MLRTQTIVVKIGTSSLTQSQTGLLALSTIATLAETLSHLRRQGHRVILVSSGAVGIGCARLGLTERPRTMAMKQAVAAVGQGRLMRVYDDFFTTLQQPIAQVLLTRSDVGERSRYVNAYNTFQALLEIGVIPIVNENDTVAVQELKFGDNDTLSALVASLVEADWLFLLTDVDRLYSADPRSFPDAQPIALVTHMEQLAQLQVQVGSPGSQWGTGGMVTKIAAARIATAAGVRTVITEGRFPHNIEKIIQGEPLGTQFAPQLQPTNARKRWIAYGLIPTGKLYLDDGAVKAICQQGKSLLAAGITTIEGEFDSQDAVQICDRFGKEVARGIVNYSSSELQNIRGRHSREIATILGYAGAANIIHRDNLVLI